The following proteins are co-located in the Quadrisphaera sp. RL12-1S genome:
- a CDS encoding thiamine pyrophosphate-requiring protein encodes MTQTRPQQSTGQWADVPEPTTVGEHLVERLARWGVRRYYGYPGDGVGGVMAGVSRARCAGAAQLVQVRHEETAAFAAVADVKYGGSPIGACVVTGGPGAVHALNGLYDAKLDRVPVVALVGQTATPALGTSFYQEVDAKALYEDVADYVIQLSSADQVIHAVDQACRTALAHRTVCAVIVPSDLGSADAVLETPNAHGYSHTSSVPSTDPGAPPAAALREAAAVLNAGERVAVLAGVGAAGATAELTAVADALGAGVAKALLGKHVLDDRLPWVTGAIGLLGTRASYELMQHCDTLLVVGSTMPYGEYYPPPGQARSVQVDLDGAKCGLRTPTEVNLVGDAAETLAALLPLLHPRGDSAWRDRIATWKADDDAVRDARCEAAADPVNPEAAVRGLQAHLPDDALLAVDCGTATAWYARDVDLRPGQFGSLSGLLLSMGGALPYALAAKTAHPHRPVIALVGDGAMQMNGVNELITVAREWRSWEDPRLAVLVLNNRDLSFETWEVRAELGEVPDPASQSLPDVPYAQWAQLLGLAGTRVERPEDVDAAWAAALAADRPFVIDAVVDPSTPIIPPHVSTEQALQTVKSGLRSALHGDEQVPGLVRQGLRQVVAPVLSAVRHRAGGRSED; translated from the coding sequence GTGACGCAGACCCGCCCCCAGCAGAGCACCGGCCAGTGGGCCGACGTCCCCGAGCCGACGACGGTCGGCGAGCACCTGGTCGAGCGCCTCGCCCGCTGGGGGGTGCGCCGCTACTACGGCTACCCCGGTGACGGGGTCGGCGGCGTCATGGCCGGGGTCAGCCGCGCGCGGTGCGCGGGTGCCGCGCAGCTGGTGCAGGTCCGCCACGAGGAGACCGCGGCCTTCGCCGCCGTCGCCGACGTCAAGTACGGCGGCTCTCCGATCGGCGCCTGCGTCGTCACGGGCGGCCCGGGTGCCGTCCACGCGCTCAACGGCCTGTACGACGCCAAGCTCGACCGCGTGCCCGTGGTGGCGCTGGTCGGCCAGACCGCCACCCCGGCGCTGGGCACGAGCTTCTACCAGGAGGTGGACGCGAAGGCCCTCTACGAGGACGTCGCCGACTACGTCATCCAGCTCTCCTCCGCCGACCAGGTCATCCACGCCGTCGACCAGGCCTGCCGGACGGCCCTGGCGCACCGCACGGTCTGCGCGGTCATCGTGCCGAGCGACCTGGGCAGCGCCGACGCGGTCCTCGAGACGCCGAACGCCCACGGCTACAGCCACACCTCGAGCGTCCCCAGCACGGACCCGGGCGCTCCGCCGGCCGCGGCGCTGCGCGAGGCGGCCGCCGTCCTCAACGCGGGCGAGCGGGTGGCGGTCCTCGCCGGGGTGGGCGCGGCCGGCGCCACCGCCGAGCTCACCGCCGTCGCGGACGCCCTCGGCGCGGGCGTGGCCAAGGCCCTGCTCGGCAAGCACGTCCTCGACGACCGCCTGCCGTGGGTCACCGGCGCCATCGGCCTGCTCGGCACCCGCGCGTCGTACGAGCTCATGCAGCACTGCGACACGCTGCTCGTGGTCGGCTCGACCATGCCGTACGGCGAGTACTACCCGCCGCCGGGCCAGGCCCGCAGCGTGCAGGTCGACCTCGACGGCGCGAAGTGCGGCCTGCGCACCCCCACCGAGGTCAACCTCGTCGGCGACGCCGCCGAGACCCTCGCCGCGCTGCTGCCGCTGCTGCACCCGCGCGGCGACAGCGCCTGGCGCGACCGCATCGCCACCTGGAAGGCCGACGACGACGCGGTGCGCGACGCGCGCTGCGAGGCCGCGGCGGACCCCGTGAACCCCGAGGCCGCGGTGCGCGGCCTGCAGGCGCACCTGCCCGACGACGCGCTGCTGGCCGTCGACTGCGGCACCGCCACCGCCTGGTACGCCCGCGACGTCGACCTGCGCCCCGGCCAGTTCGGGTCGCTGTCCGGCCTGCTGCTGAGCATGGGCGGGGCGCTGCCGTACGCGCTGGCCGCGAAGACCGCCCACCCGCACCGGCCCGTCATCGCGCTGGTGGGTGACGGCGCGATGCAGATGAACGGCGTCAACGAGCTCATCACCGTCGCTCGCGAGTGGCGCAGCTGGGAGGACCCGCGCCTGGCGGTCCTCGTCCTCAACAACCGCGACCTCAGCTTCGAGACGTGGGAGGTGCGGGCCGAGCTCGGCGAGGTGCCGGACCCGGCTTCGCAGTCGCTGCCGGACGTGCCCTACGCGCAGTGGGCGCAGCTGCTGGGCCTGGCCGGCACCCGGGTGGAGCGCCCGGAGGACGTCGACGCCGCGTGGGCGGCGGCGCTGGCCGCGGACCGGCCGTTCGTCATCGACGCCGTGGTCGACCCGTCCACGCCGATCATCCCGCCGCACGTCTCCACCGAGCAGGCGCTGCAGACCGTGAAGAGCGGGCTGCGGAGCGCGCTGCACGGGGACGAGCAGGTCCCCGGCCTGGTGAGGCAGGGTCTGCGGCAGGTCGTGGCCCCGGTGCTGTCAGCGGTGCGGCACCGCGCGGGCGGCCGGTCGGAGGACTGA
- a CDS encoding S1C family serine protease, giving the protein MSHDTQSTGSGTPNGQTPSWAPPGEGWVGSGHTGPQQARDPYRSAPTAPQPTWQDGQHAQGGHQFGGHGSGDHSAWYGTPAADPAGGGGHSTTTPTRERRGPGWAGVVAIAAVAALIGGSAAFAGARLTDQTAAPASASSSIGGSGGGTADNGGSAAQAVPLDQAVNWSQVAERVEPSVVTIQVSNGQTGGEGTGIILDKEGHVVTNNHVATAAGTGGEIRIILSNGAIYQGKITGTDPSTDLAVIQIQNPPSDLQPAVFGDSSKVVVGQNVMAIGNPLGLQDTVTTGIISATDRPTTTQASEQQQQQPDPFGFNQQQQQPDTTVYTNALQTDAAINPGNSGGPLVDASGQVIGVNSSIASLSDGSGQAGSIGLGFAIPGNEVSRVAKELIQNGKAEHARLGIELTGDGGTATASGTTRQAAIVANVTSGSAAASAGLQKGDAITAVDGTPVTSSESLIAQIHSRAPGDTVTLQVVRNGQQQDVQVKLGTATGSD; this is encoded by the coding sequence ATGAGCCACGACACCCAGTCCACCGGTTCCGGGACCCCGAACGGTCAGACGCCGTCCTGGGCTCCCCCCGGCGAGGGGTGGGTGGGCAGCGGGCACACCGGGCCGCAGCAGGCGCGCGACCCGTACCGCTCCGCACCGACCGCCCCGCAGCCCACCTGGCAGGACGGCCAGCACGCGCAGGGCGGTCACCAGTTCGGCGGCCACGGCTCGGGCGACCACAGCGCGTGGTACGGGACGCCCGCGGCAGACCCGGCCGGCGGTGGCGGCCACAGCACGACCACCCCCACCCGCGAGCGCCGCGGCCCCGGCTGGGCCGGCGTGGTGGCCATCGCCGCCGTGGCGGCGCTCATCGGCGGCAGCGCCGCCTTCGCGGGGGCCCGGCTGACGGACCAGACCGCGGCGCCGGCCTCGGCCTCCAGCTCGATCGGCGGCTCCGGGGGCGGCACGGCGGACAACGGCGGCTCCGCCGCGCAGGCCGTTCCGCTGGACCAGGCCGTCAACTGGAGCCAGGTGGCCGAGAGGGTCGAGCCCAGCGTGGTGACCATCCAGGTCTCCAACGGCCAGACCGGCGGCGAGGGCACCGGCATCATCCTCGACAAGGAGGGCCACGTGGTGACGAACAACCACGTGGCCACCGCTGCCGGCACCGGCGGCGAGATCCGGATCATCCTGTCGAACGGCGCCATCTACCAGGGCAAGATCACGGGTACCGACCCGTCCACCGACCTGGCCGTCATCCAGATCCAGAACCCGCCGAGCGACCTCCAGCCGGCCGTCTTCGGCGACTCCAGCAAGGTGGTCGTCGGGCAGAACGTCATGGCCATCGGCAACCCGCTGGGCCTGCAGGACACGGTGACCACGGGCATCATCTCGGCCACGGACCGTCCGACCACCACGCAGGCCAGCGAGCAGCAGCAGCAGCAGCCTGACCCGTTCGGCTTCAACCAGCAGCAGCAACAGCCCGACACCACCGTGTACACCAACGCTCTGCAGACCGATGCCGCCATCAACCCCGGCAACTCCGGTGGCCCGCTGGTCGACGCGAGCGGTCAGGTGATCGGCGTGAACTCCTCGATCGCCTCCCTGTCCGACGGGTCGGGCCAGGCCGGCAGCATCGGCCTGGGCTTCGCGATCCCCGGCAACGAGGTCAGCCGGGTGGCCAAGGAGCTCATCCAGAACGGCAAGGCGGAGCACGCCCGGCTCGGCATCGAGCTGACCGGTGACGGCGGCACCGCCACCGCTAGCGGGACGACGCGCCAGGCAGCCATCGTCGCCAACGTCACCTCTGGCAGCGCTGCGGCGTCCGCAGGCCTCCAGAAGGGCGATGCCATCACCGCCGTCGACGGCACGCCGGTGACCAGCTCGGAGTCTCTGATCGCCCAGATCCACTCGCGCGCCCCCGGCGACACCGTGACGCTGCAGGTGGTCCGCAACGGCCAGCAGCAGGACGTCCAGGTGAAGCTGGGCACCGCCACCGGCAGCGACTGA